GTCTCATGTGCTCTCGGAGGCTCTTCTCATTATTTATAGTTGCTGTCAAACCATATATAAGTACAAACCCTGATCTTGCAGTCTAATGAACACCGAGGAGTGCATAAACGCAGTGCCCTTGGTGCGCTGAGTCAGGCTTCGCTATTAACCTCTGCTCCAAGATCACCTCTGCACTTGTGCAAACCCCGGTCCCTCTGCTCAACCCACCAACACATCTGTTGCTCAGAAGCCTCCAAATCCACACATAACGATGGCTGATTTCTGCATAGGTTTACTGCTAGAGGAGGGGGGGAAAGGGCGCTATGAAGGCCAAATATAACTGACATCAGTGTAAAAGGGCAGGAGCTGTGACACAGCTGTTTTAGAGGACAACTTGGATGCAAAGCTGTCGCCAACTCAGTGTGACAAACGCAAGACAGCATGAATGGAAGCAACATTTAtcaaataatataatatcaaTATTAACATCAcgggaaaatgacaaaaattactTGATTTGCAGAATAAAAACTGGGACACAACACAAGGAAATGAATGGTGCCCGACTTAGAAGACCATCAGTTGTATGCCATCTGTGTAAAGTTTttgctgtcaaaaaaataataataatacccgCCTCTATAAAGCTTGCTTTACTGGGGCAACAACTCCCCTCTCTGGATGGAAATTGCATTGCTCTTGACACACTTAAAAAAGAAGTGAGACTAACTAGGAACTgcaattttctcaaaaatggttcgtaaataaattaaataaattgaaatactGAAAATTTACTCTGTAATGATAGTCTGGGAAATCTCAGCCACATAAATGAATTCatgggggggaggagggggcatCAAACATTCTTCCTCCAAATGTTTcattgctgtttgttttgttttttttacttagtagatttaaaaatgcatttccatTAGTTTCGCAATGAGAAGGGCATTATTGCTAATGAAGGAATAAGGTGAAAATGCAGGAGGTGACTcttaattgagttgtacaatTTGGCGCTGATCTATAGTCAGATTATACAGCATTAGTAAAGTTCTGCGCTCTGGTGAGTTCTCTTACCATTATTCTAGTAATGAAGTGAGGTTACATCTCGAAACATCATCAATCTGAATGAAGTATAAATCAGGTGGAAAAATTCCAATGCCGCTAACAGGTTTTGCAGTTATAATTTGTCATAGTAATTTTCATAATTTCagaataatttttcattttttcttgaCTTTCAGCAAGTAATTACAGGGTTATTTTAAGCCTACATAATTAATACggagctagaaaaaaaaatgactcaacCACTCAAGCCTTGAAATGTTGGTGCCAGGTCAAGACCAATcatgaagaaaaatgaaaataatctgACCTACTAAGAGGCTGAGGGGAGGCAGGGAGGATGGGAAGGTGGCGAGAAGCTCCAAAACACTGAGGCTTGACTCTCTCACAAACTGGTTGTAGTCAGCGGCGCCTTGTTTGCTACAAAGCTCCTGCAGTCTCCTCCTCTGCACGCTGTCTGCTGTATGCTCAGCCAGTGCTCGCAAGAAGGCCTGACAAGGAAAGAAACATGGCTGAAAGAAACATGTTGCTGTTCACGACATCTCTTTTAATTAATGTAATGAATGCTCTGTAACACTGTTAATGATTAGTATGCTAGATAATGATATGGTGTTAATGAGACTTTACAGCTCTTGTTTCTGTCGCTTAATATTGGTCAGATTATATGCAAATTAAAAAGGAGTCATGGAGAAATACTAAAATGCAAACTTGTAGTATGGATGTACTTTGGTGtgcaacatttattttgacacaGCAGTGCCATGACTAAGTTTCATGTAATGTTTCAGTGATTTTCataaagtgatttaaaaaaaaaacagcattaaatGTTAAACTGTGGCATCTCTAGAGCTccttaataaaaatattttgacatgtGTCCGATATTATAGCAAGGTTAAACACTACTAAATGGGTGCTCTCTTTTTTCACTATGAAGAGTAAAAAATATAAGCCTGAAGAAGCTTTATTAAAACACCTTAAGACCCTGCTTTACACGGATGGAGGTAGGAAAATAAAACTGCAGATTTATGGTGGTACCTGAAGATTTATGGTGCGATTGGAGTGTGTAAagtcattcaaatttaaaagtCTGCACGTAAACCctgcattaataataattttactaaATGTTAATAGCAGGTATTTCTCATATCTTTCTGGCAAAAGATTCCGTTTTTTAATCACAGCAGAATACACGTCACTAAATATCCCTCTCTCCAAAATGCTGTAAACTGTTGTAAATTTCAGAATTATATTATTTAACCATAAAACCACATGCTGTAATTTCAGATGTAATCCTATTCTTTGAAGAAAGCAGAGCATCCCTAGGAAACTAAATACTTTTCATCTGGTCTAAGACACTTTTCTCGGTGCTTTTCcatgaaatatacagtacttatcTACCCGAgcttgagaatgttttttttttcaaagtgaaCTAACTGAATTATAACGTTTGTACATACCTTCTTTGGAACACTTCTTATCTCCAGACACCATGTGAGCAGGTACAATAAAGAAATGTTCTGAGGGATATAGGAGGGCACCTGAGCACCTGTAGCCcagcaggaaagaaaaaaaaaaaacattacattacagcTGGAAGAAATGAATGCCACAGGAGAAGCATATTTTGCTGCATGATCAACATGAAGAAGATCCTGCTAATTTCATAATCTCTTGCTCAAGACAGTGCTGCACAATGCATGCTACAAATAAGTGTCAGGTGCGTGCTgaccttttttctttgtgtttttaagtAAAGAAACTTGGACGTGATGATTCTTTTGATCCTCTAGGCCCACTCTTTCGAGTAATTGCTTGACCTCAGACGCTCTATTTGGGCAGAAAACATCAAACGAATCCCCTGGTTGATAGTTCAACAATGGGTAAGCCTTGTGAGGgaaaacacacatactgtatttacaaaccaaccatttttttaaatgaacacagAAGTCACAGaggaaatttttaaaaaagaaagaacatcATGCCATAAATCTTACCGAGATGTCAACTTCAAGAAGGATGGCTGTCTTGACTGACTCGCCTGTTGTTAAACAAACTGCACGTGATATGGGAACCTCATTGAGAGTTTCACAGTTTAACGGTCCACAAATCTGAATGAAACAggtgctcattttttttttttaaaagaagaaaacatacaacaaaatacaaaaaaatatacaggtATAAGAACTTTCAATTTAATTACAACAGGAAAAGGATCTAGGAGAGCCAAATCGTGACTTTTAACAAGCACCCTCACCTCATCCACAGTGTCTACTTCCTGAAGAGACACTTCTAGGAAAGGTGGAGGTAGAGCAGGAACATTAAGAGATGCATCTGACAGCGGAGACACAGAGTGTGATAGTGACGGTGCATTGGACATTCCAAGATTTATGTTTTCTGTCTCTTGTGGCCGTGTGGTTAAACTGACAACACCACCAGACGGTGATGCCGCCTGTGTGGCAGAAGCACATTTGGGATCAAAATCAGGGGACTGGTCGTCAGTGAGGCTTAGCAGGTTGAGTTGGACGTCTGGTATCAATGAATCTGGAATTGTCTTCTCAGAATCCTCTTTAATACTCGAATTAGAAATCATATTTGTTAACGCTGCTTTGACAGCTTTCCACAGACCTTCAAGCCAAGGGTCCACAACCACCTCCAACCTTGAGAAAACAGAAGTACAATGAAAGTGCATAAGTAAGTAATAATGCCTTAGGGGCTACCAGAGGACTGCAGGGAAGATGCAGCaccttcagaaaaaaataatgagcatttttttttttttaaacctgcacaGATTACTTCAGATCTATTTTATTTGCTAAATGGATTGATTTGCATTTACTATAAGGAGAGAGGAGACTCCATAAAGTAGACAAATTAAGTTTACAAGGGCAAATAAAGACTGCATACAAAGACTGTATTATAAAAAGCAGCACTGTGCACagtattcattaattatttaattatctgACTTAAAATTTCACAAAGGCCTTGCAATGCATGTTTATATTGttgttgtatattttattaCGAATACTTTTTAGTTAGTCCTTAAAATTTAAACAAGGTAGGCTATGTAATCAAATGTGAGGTTGAGTACTATAAGTACTATAATTAAAATGTGAGTTCTAGAGAGTTTTGAGATTCACCTCAATGCACAGTGTAGCAACAACTCCCATTATATAGCGTTGACCTCACCGTCCCAAACTTGGAAAACCCCAGTTTtaggatgtttttattttcctttgcaTAACTTACCCTACACCATCATCTGCATACCCTGTTGCATAGAATTTTTGGGCTCCGAGTTCCTGTAGACGCCGCTCAATTGTTTTGCCACATTTGCAAAAGTTTTCATAATTGGTGTCTCCTAAAGCTGGAGGAGACAGACGGACTAAATCAGAAATCATTACTGAATTTAAAGATTTACACAAAAGACACTGCATATCAAGGTTCATTGACCTAAAAGTGCATAGTGAAGGTGTTTATAGTGAACAGAGGAGAGGGTCTTCTTCTTGATGTGCTTGACAAATTGCAGGGCATTGTCTGGTGGCTCCCCATCTCCAGTAGTAGACACAATAAAGACCACTGGGGACTTCTCCTTCTCCAAATTGTACTGGAACCAGACATTTTAATGTAACAGTGATGAGTTCTTCCATCAAGCAGAAGCAAGCACATTGCAGATCACCGCATTTGATACATTATATGACATGTCACCAGCATGAACCaagaaaataaatccatccatccatccattttcagtaccacttctcctcactagggtcacaggcgtggtggagcctatcccagctcgccagccaatcgcagggcacgtataaacaaacaaccattcgctctcacattcacaccgacgggcaatttagagtcttcgattaacctaccatgcatgtttttgggatgtgggaagaaactggagtacccggagaaaacccacgcaggcacagggagaacatggaaacttcacacaggcaaggccagagatttgaacctgggtcctcagaactgtgaggcagatgtgctaaccagtcctacACCATGCAGCCCAAGAAAATAAATTCCACGTGAAATTGctaccggcggcacggtggacgactggttagagcgtcggcctcacagttctgaggagcggggttcaatccccgaccccgcctgtgtggagtttgcatgttctccccgtgcctgcgtgggttttctccgcgcactccggtttcctctcacatccccaaaacatgcattaattggacactctaaattgctcgtaggtgtgaatgtgagtgcgaagcgaatggttgtttgtttgtatgtgctctgtgattggctggcaaccagttcagggtgcaccccgcctcctgcccgatgatagctgggataggctccagcaggcccgcgacccttgtgaggagaagcggctcagaaaatggatgggaggaTGAAATTGCTACCTTATCTTTCTGATTTAAGCAGCTGAGCTCTGCAAGTAGACCATGCTCCTCTGCCTCTTCAGCTATCCCCTCTGCTATGGACTGTGCTTGACCTTTTTGAGACCCATAGAGAACAACAATCCGAGGCTTGACTTCGCTGGGCATTCTGGAAGACAACACATGTTTTATGTTGAGTATGGCATAAATCCTAATGAAATGATGCAGCGAGGTAACATAGCTTGGTAAAATAGAGATCGTCCCAGTGAAATATTGTCAAATAAAGTTGAGTATGGTGCGTTCCTCTAAATTTACCTTCAAGAGATGAGCCTACACAAGGAAAGGCCGGCACGCCACAACTATCTCCTTACCCATTGGCATTTCTAGACCAAACCCTCCCACCTCTGCCCGACTGGCACATTTCTTAACGCCAACCACACAATACCAACACACTATTATCATTGCAAATCCTCATTTTCCTGCATTTAATCGTAGGTCACGCTTTGTGTTGTTAGATAGAAGTTAGtgagttgatgttttttttagtcgGGAAACGATATAGGTGGTCAGAGACAACACCTCTGTTGTTTGAATTCAAATGAGAAAAGCTCGCTATTGTgtcatgtgtatgtgttaaTATTAAAGATGAGGTGCTATTGAATAGCTTACTGACAAGAAGCCTATTAACATTGTTACTCCTTttaggagagagagagaggagcaaaGAGACCAGTTCAGATATTAGGATTCAAAGTATTCACAAAACTTCATGCAGTTTACATGCAtttcaaaagttaaaaaaaaagagtccaagGTTCATTTTGGGTCCTCACTAGGGGGCTGGTTTACCCCCATCTCCCAAAAGATGCATACTGATACTGTTACTATGCATGTAGAGGTGCTACTGTATCAAAACACATTGTCTTTCCCCCAGAAATTCGGggttacaatatatatatatatttcaatccGTTCCTCTTTTACTGTGGGTCAACAGACTTTCCCAAAAGGTGttatgttgactttttttgttgttgttgttattggaaCGAAATTGCTTTACAATGTACAGAAAAGTGAAATGTATCTTTCCTGGagatggggggcggggggggggggtatcagCACCCCTAAACATCTCAACCTAGAATGGCCCCTGTGACCTAAAGATGAAAAAGCTCAGAAAACGTAAACACTGCTTTACAGTACCCGGATGTTGCGTCATACTTGACAGCCCAAGTTACTTCACGTGGAATCAAGTACGGTACTACTTTATATCAAGGTTCTAAAACGGAAAATATTCATACATCGGAAGCCGCTCAAATACAATTGACACAATAGTATGTTAACTATTATAACTAGCTCAATACAAGTAATcatgtaatgtttaaaaaaaatacgaaGGATACatttcccaaaaaatgcaggGGGAATCGTTCAAACCAGCCGTCTCGCACCCTTTATTTTTACCCAGTGGTCTAATCACAGATATGACTAGGTAGATTCGACACATCCCTCTTTGAGCTGTGTGCTTACGATGACTAAGAGAGCagggtcaaagtcgtcagcgcattccatgtgtgtCGACGGCGAGAAAAGGATGCCCGCACATTGTGCTGAAAATGGTTGGACACAACGCCCttcaatcacaaaaaaaaaggaaactagGAATAATCGTTCACgggttaaacaaaaaaaaatgagaggatttttttttaaacaataaatgttctgtattgatagcacacgcctggtgttgacaaaaaaacgTAAACCTCGTGAAAAGCCATTGAGGAGAGAGTTTCGACATAATTTCAATGACCATGGCCATTGATGGAAACCTCAACCcttccaacatggccgccacgtaggcacgttggTTAACGGGACTGCTTATCATATCTATCGTGTGGTAATATCTATGGTTAATGGGTCTCACGCGAGATGATGGTGCACCGCGACCTATAACGTGATCGGAAGAGCCCACCACAAAACACCacagtttgttttgatttgaccTATTTTCTACATTATTTGAACGACTGTTAATACTTCGGAATATTATATTTCAGAATATCCATAATTTATGTTGGCCACCACTGGATAATGATGTGTCCATTTGGAAAAGTTGAATATTACGACTTGGTCCCGCCCTTCCAGCCCGTGGAATCTTCCAGAAGTCGCCGGCAGATACGTGCGGCTTGAAACTCCGCAACGCTGCAAGATTTCAGCTCTCAaactcattatttttttcagtgacaAGTCAAATTTCAGTATTTCAGTTCCTTCGTCGACATGTCAACGTTAGGCACGCTTGCCTTCGATGAATATGGAAGGCCATTCATCATCATTAAAGACCAGGATAAGAAGACACGGCTAACGGGCATTGACGCATTGAAGGTACAATGGGCTAGCTAGCGGGCACGTTGGTTAGCATATCACCGATTTGCTTGCAGTAACATGTTCATTAGATCAACTTGATATTCTGTAGCCAATGGTGAAATGCTCTGAATGttgaagcttaaaaaaaaaaagcccacctCAAGCTAGTCGATTGTTCGCATTTGTTAAAGAGTTGCTACAATGCTAACACGAGGCCCATGTGCTCTAAAGCGGTTGCTGGGTAGAGCTGTGGGCCTTGTCTGTAAAGATG
The genomic region above belongs to Phycodurus eques isolate BA_2022a chromosome 21, UOR_Pequ_1.1, whole genome shotgun sequence and contains:
- the mtrr gene encoding methionine synthase reductase isoform X1: MCRIYLVISVIRPLGKNKGCETAGLNDSPCIFWEIMPSEVKPRIVVLYGSQKGQAQSIAEGIAEEAEEHGLLAELSCLNQKDKYNLEKEKSPVVFIVSTTGDGEPPDNALQFVKHIKKKTLSSVHYKHLHYALLALGDTNYENFCKCGKTIERRLQELGAQKFYATGYADDGVGLEVVVDPWLEGLWKAVKAALTNMISNSSIKEDSEKTIPDSLIPDVQLNLLSLTDDQSPDFDPKCASATQAASPSGGVVSLTTRPQETENINLGMSNAPSLSHSVSPLSDASLNVPALPPPFLEVSLQEVDTVDEICGPLNCETLNEVPISRAVCLTTGESVKTAILLEVDISAYPLLNYQPGDSFDVFCPNRASEVKQLLERVGLEDQKNHHVQVSLLKNTKKKGAQVPSYIPQNISLLYLLTWCLEIRSVPKKAFLRALAEHTADSVQRRRLQELCSKQGAADYNQFVRESSLSVLELLATFPSSLPPLSLLVEHLPKLQPRPYSAASSCLQHPGKLNFVLSVVEFPVCSGRPVGRRGLCTGWLVDLVNPALVLPGEAESLCRMALPQIHVSLRPNCSFRPPPDTSVPLVMVGPGTGVAPFIGFLQQREKERQQNPDAVFGETWLFFGCRYRDRDYLFREELQGFVSSGTLHHLEVCFSRDDPKEEEAVVSVGSPRYVQHNLLLHSYKIINILLKHNGCLYVCGDAKNMAKDVNDTLMEMIKTELQVDQLEAMKRLACLREEKRYLQDIWG
- the mtrr gene encoding methionine synthase reductase isoform X2; translated protein: MPSEVKPRIVVLYGSQKGQAQSIAEGIAEEAEEHGLLAELSCLNQKDKYNLEKEKSPVVFIVSTTGDGEPPDNALQFVKHIKKKTLSSVHYKHLHYALLALGDTNYENFCKCGKTIERRLQELGAQKFYATGYADDGVGLEVVVDPWLEGLWKAVKAALTNMISNSSIKEDSEKTIPDSLIPDVQLNLLSLTDDQSPDFDPKCASATQAASPSGGVVSLTTRPQETENINLGMSNAPSLSHSVSPLSDASLNVPALPPPFLEVSLQEVDTVDEICGPLNCETLNEVPISRAVCLTTGESVKTAILLEVDISAYPLLNYQPGDSFDVFCPNRASEVKQLLERVGLEDQKNHHVQVSLLKNTKKKGAQVPSYIPQNISLLYLLTWCLEIRSVPKKAFLRALAEHTADSVQRRRLQELCSKQGAADYNQFVRESSLSVLELLATFPSSLPPLSLLVEHLPKLQPRPYSAASSCLQHPGKLNFVLSVVEFPVCSGRPVGRRGLCTGWLVDLVNPALVLPGEAESLCRMALPQIHVSLRPNCSFRPPPDTSVPLVMVGPGTGVAPFIGFLQQREKERQQNPDAVFGETWLFFGCRYRDRDYLFREELQGFVSSGTLHHLEVCFSRDDPKEEEAVVSVGSPRYVQHNLLLHSYKIINILLKHNGCLYVCGDAKNMAKDVNDTLMEMIKTELQVDQLEAMKRLACLREEKRYLQDIWG